In Primulina huaijiensis isolate GDHJ02 chromosome 6, ASM1229523v2, whole genome shotgun sequence, a single window of DNA contains:
- the LOC140979744 gene encoding L-ascorbate peroxidase, cytosolic-like, translated as MVKNYPSVSEEYLKAVEKCKKKLRGFIAEKNCAPLMLRLAWHSAGTYDQCSKTGGPFGTMRFKAEQAHSANNGIEIAVRLLEPIKEQFPILSYADFYQLAGVVAVEITGGPEVPFHPGRPDKLEPPLEGRLPDATKGSDHLRDVFRKQMGLSDQDIVVLSGGHTLGRCHKERSGFEGPWTFNPLIFDNSYFKELLSGDKEGLLQLPSDKALLTDPVFRPLVDKYAADEDAFFADYAEAHLKLSELGFAEA; from the exons ATGGTGAAGAATTATCCGTCTGTGAGTGAGGAGTATCTGAAGGCTGTTGAGAAATGCAAGAAGAAGCTTAGGGGATTCATCGCTGAGAAGAATTGTGCTCCGCTCATGCTCCGCCTTGC ATGGCACTCTGCTGGGACATATGATCAGTGTAGCAAGACTGGAGGTCCTTTTGGAACCATGAGATTCAAGGCTGAGCAGGCACATTCTGCCAACAATGGTATTGAAATTGCCGTTAGGCTGTTGGAGCCCATTAAGGAGCAATTCCCCATCCTTTCTTATGCTGATTTCTATCAG TTGGCTGGAGTTGTAGCTGTTGAAATTACTGGAGGGCCTGAAGTCCCCTTCCACCCAGGAAGGCCT GACAAGTTGGAGCCTCCTTTGGAAGGTCGCTTGCCTGATGCTACCAAGG GCTCTGACCATTTGAGGGATGTTTTTCGCAAACAAATGGGACTGAGTGATCAAGATATTGTTGTGCTCTCTGGTGGCCACACTCTG GGAAGATGTCACAAGGAACGCTCTGGATTTGAGGGACCGTGGACTTTTAACCCACTTATCTTTGATAATTCTTACTTCAA GGAGCTTCTGAGTGGAGACAAAGAAGGGCTTTTGCAGTTGCCATCAGACAAGGCACTTCTCACCGACCCTGTCTTCCGCCCACTCGTTGACAAATATGCTGCA GATGAAGATGCCTTCTTTGCAGATTATGCTGAGGCTCACCTGAAGCTCTCCGAGTTGGG GTTTGCCGAGGCCTAG